The following are from one region of the Candidatus Alcyoniella australis genome:
- a CDS encoding lytic transglycosylase domain-containing protein — MLRPRIFRVLLVVLLALSCTAAADSDQSRIELCRSEFNAAHSAFERGRYDRALAGFEGLCGRYAEMEDYLLYYAALCAQRLDSPGQVLDFAQRLIELDGYSRLVEQAQELQLYALIDLGSYSRAEQLATQQLEAQEHPGDSRLRFIRARALEGRGQYAAAAHEYLLLTAMFKGNRWHDEAQQRLRLLQSRELASQPKLSSQELLEVARSHFGRDHPRTAGYYGQQLIERGARGAAAAEATVYYANRLSKSRNRRDRDKALELFNKVLAEYKQHEQWVAAALYLSTPLLSDSEADQRKAALLERYPQSHWAAWAAYDLADAAWDAHDFVSAAELFLYCAENFEQFERRGDALWRGGFASYMTGQYSNAVRALEASADVESDSEDVQRALFWAARACEARGDRPGAALGYFAVLDQGPHEYYGLLARERLRSMGVPPLVRSERFDLGGAAPSLGALAPAGMALPTTDDAAGLVHTAQAQEEGFAAFHLLRLREQLAMGLIDQAQLEVQALRSARDYGGVSASALLSEALWDEQQLLSSLIVANYAQRLAGLSGLPDPHGVLWSLRLPKPYFETVKLMAEDNGVDPYLMMGLMRQESAFQSGVTSRSGARGLMQVMPSTGKYIARKLGVLERYKHALLYQPDVSIALGCWYIGHLQGIADNDAVRTVASYNGGPGNAAKWWPRFSGMEQAAAVELIPLRETRNYVKYVMRNWSLYRERYLSYDPNPPIRLLLTTVD, encoded by the coding sequence ATGCTCAGACCCCGTATTTTTCGCGTGCTGTTGGTCGTGCTGCTGGCGCTGTCTTGCACGGCTGCGGCCGATTCTGATCAATCCCGGATCGAGTTGTGCCGCAGCGAGTTCAACGCGGCCCACTCGGCCTTTGAGCGCGGCCGTTATGATCGGGCCCTGGCCGGGTTCGAGGGTCTGTGCGGGCGCTACGCGGAAATGGAGGATTACCTGCTGTACTACGCTGCGCTGTGTGCCCAGCGGCTGGACAGTCCAGGGCAGGTGCTCGATTTCGCCCAGCGGCTGATCGAGCTGGATGGGTACAGCCGACTTGTGGAGCAGGCGCAGGAACTACAGCTCTACGCGCTGATCGATCTGGGGAGCTACTCCCGGGCCGAGCAGCTCGCCACGCAGCAGCTCGAAGCGCAGGAGCATCCCGGCGACTCACGGCTGCGCTTTATCCGCGCGCGAGCCCTGGAGGGGCGCGGCCAATACGCGGCCGCGGCTCACGAGTACTTGCTGCTCACCGCGATGTTCAAGGGAAATCGTTGGCACGACGAGGCACAGCAGCGGCTGCGGTTGCTGCAAAGTCGTGAACTCGCGTCCCAACCAAAGCTCTCGTCGCAGGAACTACTCGAGGTGGCGCGCAGCCACTTTGGCCGCGATCATCCGCGGACCGCGGGCTATTACGGTCAGCAGCTTATCGAGCGTGGGGCGCGTGGGGCCGCGGCGGCCGAGGCCACGGTCTACTACGCCAATCGATTGAGCAAGTCGCGCAACAGGCGCGATCGCGACAAGGCGTTGGAGCTGTTCAACAAGGTGCTCGCCGAGTATAAGCAGCACGAGCAGTGGGTGGCCGCGGCGCTCTACCTCTCGACGCCGCTGCTCTCCGACTCCGAGGCCGACCAACGCAAGGCCGCGTTGTTGGAGCGCTACCCCCAGAGCCACTGGGCAGCCTGGGCTGCCTACGACTTGGCGGACGCGGCTTGGGACGCTCACGATTTCGTTTCAGCGGCAGAGCTGTTTTTGTACTGCGCCGAGAATTTCGAGCAGTTCGAGCGTCGGGGGGATGCCCTGTGGCGCGGCGGCTTTGCCTCGTACATGACCGGGCAGTACAGCAACGCGGTGCGGGCGCTGGAGGCATCGGCCGATGTGGAAAGCGACTCTGAGGACGTGCAGCGCGCCCTGTTCTGGGCGGCCCGTGCTTGTGAGGCGCGCGGCGACCGGCCCGGCGCGGCCCTGGGCTACTTCGCGGTGCTCGACCAGGGGCCGCACGAGTACTACGGTCTGCTGGCGCGTGAACGACTGCGGTCCATGGGCGTGCCGCCGCTGGTCCGCTCCGAGCGATTCGATTTGGGCGGCGCGGCCCCGTCCCTGGGCGCGCTGGCGCCCGCGGGCATGGCCCTGCCCACGACGGACGATGCAGCGGGGTTGGTCCACACGGCGCAGGCGCAAGAGGAGGGATTCGCGGCCTTCCATTTGCTGCGGCTGCGCGAGCAGCTGGCCATGGGGTTGATCGATCAGGCCCAGCTCGAGGTGCAGGCGCTGCGCAGCGCGCGGGACTACGGCGGAGTAAGCGCATCGGCTTTGCTCTCTGAGGCGCTGTGGGACGAGCAGCAGCTGCTGAGCAGTCTGATCGTGGCCAACTACGCGCAGCGCCTGGCCGGGCTCAGCGGGTTGCCCGATCCCCATGGCGTGCTGTGGAGCCTGCGGCTGCCCAAGCCGTACTTTGAGACGGTCAAGTTGATGGCCGAGGACAACGGCGTGGATCCCTACCTGATGATGGGGTTGATGCGCCAGGAGAGCGCGTTCCAAAGCGGGGTCACCAGCCGTTCGGGCGCGCGCGGCCTGATGCAGGTTATGCCCTCCACGGGTAAGTACATCGCGCGCAAGCTCGGCGTGCTCGAGCGCTACAAGCACGCCTTGCTGTACCAGCCCGATGTGTCGATCGCCCTGGGCTGCTGGTACATCGGGCATTTGCAGGGAATCGCGGACAACGACGCGGTGCGCACCGTGGCCTCGTACAACGGCGGTCCGGGCAACGCGGCCAAGTGGTGGCCGCGCTTTTCCGGGATGGAGCAGGCCGCGGCCGTGGAGCTGATCCCACTGCGCGAGACGCGCAACTACGTCAAATACGTTATGCGCAACTGGAGCCTGTACCGCGAGCGCTATTTAAGCTA